A genome region from Aphelocoma coerulescens isolate FSJ_1873_10779 chromosome Z unlocalized genomic scaffold, UR_Acoe_1.0 ChrZ, whole genome shotgun sequence includes the following:
- the DHX29 gene encoding ATP-dependent RNA helicase DHX29: MGGRNKKQRAGGAAHAAAAATAATARAGAAQAGAAAAGGPASRAAPPRPAPASKEPRVKQGPKTYSFGSTTDSSTAANLDKSVLKVMINGSLEKRIIDVINKHKNQNDDKGIISKRLTAKKLQDVYMALQRFSFKTEHIEEAMKNTLLYGGDLHSALDWLCLNLPDDALPEGFSQQFEEQQQKPRAKFRSVVSQHGTLPPLEDSKKKENGSETKETNVRKEKELSMKEWILRYAEQQSDEEKEESVKETEQEKFDPNERYVHLSAKLSEAKEQASISKQDKDKQGQKAAQEKIRRIQQEMAVLEEHPVFNPSIKISNQQQNEKKKIPSPQPQETTLNLSLLEKPDGAAKEDKVKKREPLDIRNFDYSARSWTGKSPKQFLIDWCRKNFPKSPNPAFEKIPVGKYWKCRVRIIKSSDDVMAMCPTIVTEDSMQAQHLAATLALYHLTKGQSVHQLLPPTYRDVWLEWRDIEKKKEEESKIETNKPRDTFIARLLNKLKQQQQLQSENQPKLSEGPEDSWENLVSDEDFSSLSLETSDTDNLEPSRILFKKLQSSSRYQRLLKERQELPVFKHRYSIVETLKKHRVIVVAGETGSGKSTQVPHFLLEDLLLDEGSKKCNIVCTQPRRISAVSLATRVCEELGCESGPGGKNSLCGYQIRMESRTGEATRLLYCTTGVLLRKLQEDGLLSSISHVIVDEVHERSVQSDFLLVILKEILHKRSDLHLILMSATVDSEKFSSYFSHCPILRISGRSYPVEIFHVEDVIEATGYVLEKDSEYCQKFLEEEEEVTINVTGKGGSTTKHQEYVPIQSGSGIDLAPHYAKYSSRTQQAILYMNPYKINLELILELLAYLDRSPQFKNIEGAVLIFLPGLAHIQQLYDLISTDRRFNLRDRHRLIALHSVLSTQDQAAAFTIPPLGIRKIVLATNIAETGITIPDVVFVIDTGRTKENRYHESSQMSSLEETFISKASALQRQGRAGRVRDGFCFRMYTRDRFESFMEYSVPEILRVPLEELCLHIMKCSLGSPEDFLSRALDPPQQQVIGNAMNLLRKIGACQLHVPKLTPLGQHLAALPVNVKIGKMLIFGAIFGCLDPVATLAAVMTEKSPFTTPIGQKDEADLAKSSLAMAVSDHITIYNAYLGWKRARQEGGYRAEMTYCRRNFLNRTSLLTLEDVKQELIRLVRAAGFTAPSMQCGWDGNGATQSPSLSEIALLKAVLTAGLYDNVGKILYAKSVDITEKLACMVETAQGKAQVHPSSVNRDLQTYGWLLYQEKVRYARVYLRETTLISPFPILLFGGDIEVQHRERLLTVDGWIHFQAPVKIAVIFKQLRVLIESVLKKKLENPKMSLEDDKVLYIIKELIKTENGN, translated from the exons ATGGGCGGCCGTAACAAGAAGCAgcgcgcgggcggcgcggctcatgcggctgctgctgccaccgccgccaccgcccGCGCCGGCGCCGCCCAGGCCGGGGCAGCCGCGGCCGGGGGTCCGGCCAGCCGGGCTGCCCCGCCGCGACCAGCACCTGCCTCCAAGGAGCCGCGTGTCAAACAAG GTCCAAAAACTTACAGTTTTGGTTCAACAACAGATTCCAGTACTGCTGCAAATCTAGATaaatctgttcttaag GTAATGATAAATGGTAGTTTGGAGAAAAGGATTATCGATGTGATTAACAAACAtaaaaaccaaaatgatgaCAAAGGAATTATTTCCAAAAGACTAACTGCAAAGAAACTACAG GATGTGTACATGGCTTTACAACGATTCTCTTTTAAGACTGAGCACATTGAAGAAGCAATGAAAAATACACTTCTATATGGCGGCGATCTTCACTCTGCACTTGACTGGCTTTGTTTAAACCTTCCCGATG atgCCTTGCCTGAAGGTTTTAGCCAGCAATTTgaagaacagcagcagaaaccTAGAGCAAAATTTCGTTCTGTTGTGTCACAACATGGAACACTGCCTCCCTTAGAagacagcaaaaagaaagaaaatggctCTGAAACTAAG GAAACAAAtgtgaggaaagagaaagaattgAGTATGAAGGAATGGATTTTGCGATACGCCGAGCAACAGAGTgatgaagagaaggaggagTCTGTGAAGGAGACAGAGCAAGAAAAATTTGACCCA AATGAGAGGTATGTACATCTGTCTGCCAAGCTTTCAGAAGCAAAAGAACAAGCAAGCATCTCCAAGCAAGACAAAGACAAGCAAGGCCAGAAAGCAgcacaagaaaaaataagaagaattCAGCAAG AAATGGCAGTACTTGAGGAACATCCAGTATTTAATCCATCTATAAAGATTTCAAACcaacagcaaaatgaaaagaaaaaaattccctcACCTCAACCTCAAGAAACCACTTTGAATTTGAGTTTGCTTGAAAAACCTGATGGTGCTGCAAAGGAAGACAAAG TGAAAAAGAGGGAACCACTGGATATAAGAAATTTTGATTATAGTGCTCGAAGCTGGACTGGTAAATCTCCAAAACAATTTTTGATTGACTGGTGCAGAAAGAATTTTCCCAAGAGCCCAAATCCTGCTTTTGAAAAAATTCCCGTTGGAAAATATTGGAAATGTAG GGTAAGGATTATCAAGTCATCAGATGATGTAATGGCAATGTGTCCTACAATTGTAACAGAAGATAGTATGCAAGCACAGCATCTAGCTGCTACTTTGGCACTCTACCATTTAACCAAAGGACAA TCAGTTCATCAGTTGCTGCCTCCTACCTACCGAGATGTCTGGCTAGAATGGAGGgatattgaaaagaaaaaggaagaagaaagcaagaTAGAAACCAACAAGCCACGTGATACCTTTATTGCTAGATTATTAAACAAACtcaaacaacaacagcagctaCAGTCTGAAAATCAGCCAAAACTATCTGAGGGTCCTGAAGATTCCTGGGAAAACTTAGTTTCTGATGAGGACTTCAGCAGTCTCTCCCTTGAGACCTCAGATACAGATAATTTGGAACCTTCAAGGATTTTGTTTAAGAAGCTGCAGAGTTCCTCCAGATACCAGAGGCTTCTGAAAGAGAGACAGGAGTTACCTGTGTTTAAGCACAGATACTCGATTGTAGAAACTCTTAAAAAACATCGAGTAATTGTTGTTGCTGGTGAAACAGGCAGTGGGAAGAGTACCCAGGTGCCCCATTTTTTGTTAGAAGACTTGTTGCTAGATGAAGGATCAAAAAAATGCAACATCGTTTGCACACAACCCCGAAGAATCTCAGCGGTGAGTCTGGCAACCAGGGTTTGTGAAGAGCTGGGCTGCGAATCAGGACCAGGAGGAAAA aattcCCTGTGTGGATATCAAATTCGTATGGAATCAAGAACAGGAGAAGCCACCAGACTACTGTACTGTACGACAGGTGTCCTGCTTCGAAAACTTCAAGAAGACGGTCTTCTTTCAAGTATATCTCATGTTATTGTAGATGAG GTACATGAAAGAAGTGTCCAGTCTGATTTCTTGCTAGTTATTCTGAAAGAGATCTTGCATAAGCGTTCAGACCTGCATCTGATTTTAATGAGCGCCACTGTAGATAGTGAGAAGTTTTCCAGCTATTTCTCACACTGTCCCATTTTAAGGATCTCAGGGAGGAGCTACCCTGTTGAG ATTTTTCATGTTGAAGATGTAATTGAAGCAACTGGCTATGTTTTGGAGAAAGACTCAGAATATTGTCAGAAGTtcttggaggaggaggaggaagtaaCAATAAATGTTACCGGTAAAGGAGGAAGCACTACAAAGCACCAG GAGTATGTCCCAATTCAGTCTGGATCTGGTATCGATTTGGCTCCTCACTATGCGAAGTATAGCAGTCGTACACAGCAGGCTATCTTATACATGAACCCTTACAAGATCAACCTTGAACTTATTTTGGAGTTGCTTGCATACTTAG ATAGAAGTCCCCAGTTCAAGAACATTGAAGGTGCTGTGCTGATCTTTTTACCAGGCCTTGCTCACATCCAACAGCTGTATGATCTCATTTCAACTGACAGAAGATTTAACTTGCGTGACAG GCACAGATTGATAGCTCTGCATTCTGTTCTTTCCACTCAAGATCAAGCAGCTGCATTTACAATACCTCCTCTTGGTATTAGAAAG ATTGTTTTGGCAACCAATATAGCAGAGACGGGTATTACAATACCAGATGTTGTCTTTGTGATTGATACTGggagaacaaaagaaaatag GTATCACGAAAGCAGTCAGATGAGTTccctggaagagacctttattAGTAAAGCTAGTGCTCTGCAGCGGCAAGGAAGAGCTGGGCGTGTTAGGGATGGGTTCTGCTTCCGAATGTACACGAGAGACAG GTTTGAAAGTTTCATGGAATATTCTGTTCCAGAAATACTGCGTGTGCCTTTGGAGGAATTATGCCTTCATATTATG aaatgtagtctTGGCTCTCCTGAAGATTTTCTTTCCAGAGCGTTAGATCCGCCACAGCAGCAAGTAATTGGTAATGCAATGAACCTGTTGAGGAAGATTGGGGCTTGTCAGTTACATGTGCCCAAGCTGACTCCATTGGGCCAGCACCTTGCAGCCCTTCCTGTTAATGTAAAGATTGGCAAAATGCTTATATTTGGTGCTATATTTGGCTGCTTGGATCCTGTG GCAACTCTGGCTGCTGTTATGACAGAAAAATCCCCATTTACTACACCTATTGGTCAAAAAGATGAAGCAGATCTTGCAAAATCATCTCTAGCTATGGCAGTTTCAGACCATATAACAATCTACAATGCTTATCTGGG GTGGAAAAGGGCTCGACAGGAGGGGGGATATCGTGCTGAAATGActtattgcagaagaaattttcTTAATAGGACGTCGCTGTTAACTCTGGAG GATGTGAAGCAAGAGCTCATAAGGCTGGTCAGAGCAGCAGGGTTCACAGCACCTTCAATGCAATGTGGATGGGATGGAAATGGAGCCACACAATCCCCGTCTCTCAGTGAAATAGCTCTTCTTAAAGCTGTGTTGACTGCAGGGCTCTATGACAATGTAGGAAAAATACTATATGCAAAGTCTGTGGATATTACAGAGAAGCTGGCTTGCATGGTAGAAACTGCTCAGGGTAAAGCGCAAGTTCATCCTTCCTCTGTAAATCGAGACTTGCAGACATATGGATGGCTGCTTTACCAGGAGAAG